One genomic segment of Ricinus communis isolate WT05 ecotype wild-type chromosome 5, ASM1957865v1, whole genome shotgun sequence includes these proteins:
- the LOC8264086 gene encoding glycolate oxidase, whose protein sequence is MEITNVMEYEEIARQKLPKMVYDYYASGAEDQWTLKENRNAFSRILFRPRILIDVSKIDMTTSVLGFKISMPIMIAPTAMQKMAHPEGEYATARAASAAGTIMTLSSWATSSVEEVASTGPGIRFFQLYVYRDRNVVAQLVRRAERAGFKAIALTVDTPRLGRREADIKNRFTLPPFLTLKNFEGLDLGKMDKSDDSGLSSYVAGQIDRTLSWKDVKWLQTITSLPILVKGVLTAEDTRLAIQNGAAGIIVSNHGARQLDYVPATIMALEEVVKAAQGRVPVFLDGGVRRGTDVFKALALGASGIFIGRPVVFSLAAEGEAGIRKVLQMLRDEFELTMALSGCRSLREITRDHIVTDWDLPRPVASARL, encoded by the exons ATGGAGATAACCAATGTTATGGAATATGAGGAAATTGCAAGGCAGAAGTTGCCAAAAATGGTTTACGACTACTATGCATCAGGTGCAGAGGACCAGTGGACTTTGAAGGAGAACCGCAATGCATTCTCTAGAATTCT gTTCCGCCCCCGCATTCTTATTGATGTGAGCAAGATTGACATGACCACATCTGTCTTGGGATTCAAGATTTCAATGCCTATCATGATTGCTCCAACAGCCATGCAGAAAATGGCCCACCCAGAAG GAGAATACGCAACAGCAAGGGCAGCTTCAGCAGCTGGCACAATTATG ACACTATCTTCATGGGCTACTTCCAGTGTCGAGGAGGTTGCTTCGACAGGACCTGGCATTCGCTTTTTCCAGCTCTAT GTGTACAGGGATAGGAATGTGGTAGCTCAGCTTGTAAGAAGAGCTGAAAGGGCTGGTTTCAAGGCAATTGCCCTCACTGTGGATACTCCAAGACTTGGCCGAAGAGAAGCTGACATCAAAAACAG ATTTACTCTGCCGCCATTTTTGACTTTGAAGAACTTTGAAGGATTGGATCTTGGAAAAATGGATAAG AGTGATGACTCTGGACTATCATCATATGTTGCTGGCCAAATTGACCGAACACTTAGCTGGAAG GATGTAAAGTGGCTTCAGACAATCACATCACTGCCAATCCTGGTGAAGGGTGTGCTGACTGCAGAGGATA CTAGGCTAGCCATCCAGAATGGAGCTGCTGGAATCATCGTCTCCAATCATGGAGCTCGCCAGCTTGATTATGTTCCTGCAACTATTATGGCCTTGGAAGAG GTTGTCAAAGCTGCTCAAGGCCGAGTTCCAGTTTTTCTTGATGGTGGAGTTCGTCGTGGAACAGATGTTTTCAAGGCATTGGCTCTAGGAGCATCTGGAATATTT ATTGGAAGGCCAGTTGTGTTCTCATTGGCTGCTGAAGGTGAAGCTGGTATTAGGAAAGTACTTCAAATGCTTCGCGATGAGTTCGAGCTAACAATGGCATTAAGTGGCTGCCGCTCGCTCAGGGAAATTACCCGTGACCACATTGTAACTGACTGGGATCTTCCTCGCCCTGTTGCCTCTGCCAGGTTATAA